In the genome of Aureimonas sp. OT7, one region contains:
- a CDS encoding phosphoserine transaminase, whose product MAPLAKPAVRTANPRFSSGPCAKRPGWTLDALSDAALGRSHRAKLGKAKLLKAIEDTRDILGVPADYRIGIVPASDTGAVEMALWSLLGARPVDMLAWESFGSGWVTDVVKQLKLPDARVLEAPYGEIVDFATVDFDRDVVFTWNGTTSGVRVPNGDAIPADRQGLTICDATSAAFAQDLPFDKLDVVTFSWQKVLGGEGAHGMLILSPRAVERLLSYKPAWPLPKIFRLTSGGKLSEGIFKGETINTPSMLCVEDYLDALDWARQIGGLPALKARADANLKAIERFVDTHDWIGFLARDPATRSNTSVCLCFTAPEIVALPKEAQDAFAKGVASQLEKEGVALDIGAYRDAPPGLRIWAGATVELADIEALLPWIAYAYEAQKATLAEAA is encoded by the coding sequence ATGGCTCCGCTTGCCAAACCCGCCGTTCGTACGGCCAATCCTCGATTCTCGTCTGGCCCCTGCGCCAAGCGTCCTGGCTGGACGCTGGATGCGCTGTCCGATGCCGCGCTTGGTCGCTCGCATCGTGCCAAGCTTGGCAAGGCCAAGCTGCTCAAGGCCATCGAAGACACCCGCGACATTCTGGGCGTTCCCGCCGATTACCGTATCGGCATCGTGCCCGCATCCGATACGGGCGCCGTCGAGATGGCGCTCTGGTCGCTTCTCGGTGCACGGCCCGTCGACATGCTGGCCTGGGAAAGCTTCGGCTCCGGCTGGGTGACCGATGTCGTCAAGCAACTCAAGCTTCCGGACGCCCGCGTCCTCGAAGCGCCCTACGGCGAAATCGTCGACTTTGCGACCGTCGATTTCGACAGGGACGTCGTTTTCACCTGGAACGGCACGACGTCCGGTGTACGCGTCCCCAACGGGGACGCCATCCCGGCAGACCGCCAGGGGCTGACCATCTGCGACGCGACGTCCGCTGCCTTCGCACAGGACCTGCCGTTCGACAAACTCGACGTCGTTACCTTCTCTTGGCAGAAGGTTCTGGGCGGGGAGGGTGCGCATGGCATGCTGATCCTCAGCCCGCGCGCGGTCGAGCGCCTGTTGAGCTACAAGCCGGCCTGGCCGCTTCCCAAGATCTTCCGCCTGACCTCAGGCGGCAAGCTCAGCGAGGGCATCTTCAAAGGCGAGACCATCAACACCCCATCGATGCTGTGCGTGGAGGATTATCTCGACGCTCTCGATTGGGCCCGGCAGATCGGCGGTCTTCCGGCCTTGAAGGCCCGTGCCGACGCCAATCTGAAAGCGATCGAACGCTTCGTCGACACGCATGACTGGATCGGCTTCCTGGCGCGCGATCCTGCGACGCGGTCGAACACCTCGGTCTGCCTGTGCTTCACGGCCCCGGAGATCGTCGCGCTTCCGAAAGAGGCGCAGGATGCCTTTGCCAAGGGCGTCGCCTCGCAGCTCGAAAAAGAGGGCGTCGCGCTGGATATCGGCGCCTATCGCGATGCCCCTCCCGGCCTGCGCATCTGGGCGGGCGCCACGGTCGAGCTTGCCGATATCGAGGCGCTTCTGCCGTGGATTGCCTATGCCTACGAGGCGCAGAAGGCGACGCTGGCCGAAGCGGCCTGA
- a CDS encoding outer membrane beta-barrel protein, translating into MRLLSRLASLLVAAVVLPASASDLVDAPEITTASIQPDSGWYARIDAAHSVGNGGKGARVLGLSGDVGGGYLRESEDFSGGAGIGYRFNDILRADVTARYGSYDAAGAAEANAFCGVGCRLDMAGRRDVVDLDANLYADLGTIMGITPYVGAGIGASHISYEAVAASVCSGGACVAASDIAGHDGWRTSYSLMAGAAYALSGTISVDAGYRYTHTGGGDAFEAGFAQGDILVQDKGADRHLVTVGLRFRLP; encoded by the coding sequence ATGCGCCTGCTGTCCCGCCTCGCTTCCTTGCTCGTCGCCGCAGTGGTTTTGCCGGCGTCGGCAAGCGACCTTGTCGATGCGCCGGAAATAACGACCGCTTCGATACAGCCGGACAGCGGCTGGTATGCGCGCATCGACGCGGCGCATTCGGTGGGCAATGGCGGCAAGGGGGCCCGGGTCCTGGGCCTCTCCGGCGACGTCGGCGGTGGATATCTCCGGGAATCGGAAGATTTCTCCGGCGGCGCCGGCATCGGCTATCGCTTCAACGACATTCTCCGGGCCGACGTCACGGCGCGATACGGCAGCTATGATGCGGCCGGGGCAGCCGAGGCCAATGCCTTCTGCGGCGTTGGATGCCGCCTCGACATGGCCGGACGGCGCGATGTCGTGGATCTGGATGCGAACCTGTATGCCGATCTGGGGACGATCATGGGCATCACCCCCTATGTCGGAGCGGGAATAGGGGCCAGCCACATTTCGTACGAGGCGGTCGCCGCCTCCGTTTGCAGCGGTGGAGCCTGTGTGGCGGCGAGCGACATTGCCGGGCACGACGGATGGCGCACCAGCTATTCGCTGATGGCCGGCGCGGCCTATGCCCTTTCGGGCACGATCTCGGTCGATGCCGGGTATCGCTATACTCATACCGGCGGTGGCGATGCGTTCGAGGCCGGGTTTGCGCAGGGCGATATCCTGGTGCAGGACAAGGGCGCGGACCGGCATCTCGTAACGGTTGGACTTCGATTCCGCCTGCCCTGA